A region from the Kribbella shirazensis genome encodes:
- a CDS encoding LacI family DNA-binding transcriptional regulator: MVTMRDVAQRAGVSIATVSFLLNDTKPVTAATRARIEQAMLELGYRRNVVARALASKRTRIIAMAYPALEHRFGMSTAEFFTSAAEAARKDDYHLVLWPVGNDGVELRELLGQGLVDGVVLMEVQLDDPRIAVLRQAATPFAMIGRTTELDGLSHVDIDFDTTVEDAVRHLYELGHRELALISGDLDDPRFHAYGPWVRVEEAYRRVAASYGLPVVVLPCSDTTQAGKAATERLLDRHPETTAVLVLNEYAALGVVSGLKRAGHDVPGNTSVLALLSVPETAAMTDPELTMMRTPGPELGQLGTEALIRQLEGADPLPPQLVPAKLSPGATVATPRAPRPKAGAGRRGARKARS, encoded by the coding sequence ATGGTCACGATGCGGGACGTCGCTCAGCGCGCCGGGGTGTCGATCGCCACCGTCTCGTTCCTGCTGAACGACACGAAGCCGGTGACCGCCGCGACCAGGGCCCGGATCGAGCAGGCGATGCTGGAGCTCGGGTACCGGCGGAACGTGGTCGCCCGCGCGCTGGCCAGCAAGCGGACGCGCATCATCGCGATGGCGTACCCGGCGCTCGAGCACCGGTTCGGGATGTCGACCGCAGAGTTCTTCACCAGTGCGGCCGAGGCGGCGCGCAAGGACGACTACCACCTCGTGCTGTGGCCGGTCGGCAACGACGGCGTCGAGCTGCGTGAGCTGCTGGGGCAGGGCCTGGTCGACGGCGTCGTACTGATGGAGGTTCAGCTGGACGACCCGCGGATCGCCGTACTGCGGCAGGCCGCGACGCCGTTCGCGATGATCGGACGGACGACGGAGCTGGACGGCTTGTCGCACGTGGACATCGACTTCGACACCACGGTCGAGGACGCGGTACGGCATCTGTACGAGCTCGGGCATCGTGAGCTGGCGTTGATCTCCGGCGATCTGGACGATCCGCGGTTCCACGCGTACGGCCCGTGGGTCCGGGTCGAGGAGGCGTACCGGCGCGTCGCCGCGTCGTACGGCCTGCCCGTCGTCGTGCTCCCCTGCTCCGACACGACCCAGGCCGGCAAGGCCGCCACCGAGCGGCTGCTCGACCGGCATCCCGAGACGACCGCCGTCCTGGTGCTCAACGAGTACGCCGCTCTCGGCGTGGTCTCCGGCCTGAAACGCGCCGGCCACGACGTCCCCGGCAACACCTCCGTCCTCGCACTCCTGAGCGTCCCCGAGACCGCCGCCATGACGGACCCCGAACTCACGATGATGCGTACCCCCGGCCCCGAACTGGGCCAGCTCGGCACCGAGGCCCTGATCCGCCAGCTCGAGGGAGCCGATCCGCTGCCGCCCCAGCTCGTCCCGGCGAAGCTGTCGCCGGGCGCTACGGTCGCAACGCCCAGAGCGCCGCGACCAAAGGCCGGTGCAGGTCGGCGCGGCGCGCGCAAAGCCCGATCGTGA
- a CDS encoding ABC transporter permease subunit: MRYLLRKLAFYVVALWAALTLNFLIPRLMPGNPVDLMLSKLATKGPVTPTTRDAIQALLGTDTNASLWDQYWTYLRQLVTGDLGTSIAYFPAPVSQVIGQTLPWTVGLIGLATVISFAIGILLGRAAGWRRGSWVDNLIPLTTMLQSVPYFWLALLLLFLLGSTWPVFPLSGGYDVYSVTPGWSLPFMQSVLYHGALPALTIVVSSIGGWMLGMRNMMVSTLSEDFVVTAEAKGLTPRRIRSRYVARNAILPSVSGFAISLGFVVAGSIVTEAVFSYPGIGSALLLAVNNNDYALMQGVFLIITLAVLGANLLVDLLYGVIDPRTRARS, translated from the coding sequence GTGCGCTACCTCCTCCGCAAGCTCGCCTTCTACGTCGTCGCCCTCTGGGCGGCGCTGACCCTGAACTTCCTGATTCCCCGGCTCATGCCGGGGAACCCGGTCGACCTGATGCTGTCGAAGCTGGCGACCAAGGGCCCCGTCACGCCGACGACCCGGGACGCCATCCAGGCCCTGCTCGGGACCGACACGAACGCGTCCCTCTGGGACCAGTACTGGACGTACCTGCGCCAGCTGGTCACCGGCGACCTCGGTACGTCGATCGCGTACTTCCCGGCCCCGGTCTCGCAGGTCATCGGGCAGACGCTGCCCTGGACCGTCGGCCTGATCGGTCTCGCGACGGTGATCTCGTTCGCGATCGGGATCCTCCTGGGACGCGCCGCCGGCTGGCGGCGCGGTTCCTGGGTCGACAATCTCATCCCGCTCACCACGATGCTGCAGTCGGTGCCGTACTTCTGGCTCGCACTGCTGCTGCTCTTCCTCCTGGGCAGCACCTGGCCGGTCTTCCCGCTGAGCGGCGGGTACGACGTGTACTCCGTGACGCCGGGCTGGAGCCTGCCGTTCATGCAGTCGGTGCTGTACCACGGCGCGCTCCCGGCGCTGACGATCGTCGTCTCGTCGATCGGCGGCTGGATGCTCGGGATGCGCAACATGATGGTCTCGACGCTGTCCGAGGACTTCGTCGTGACCGCCGAGGCGAAAGGGCTGACCCCGCGCCGGATCCGGTCCCGGTACGTCGCCCGCAACGCGATCCTGCCGTCGGTGTCGGGATTCGCGATCTCGCTCGGTTTCGTGGTCGCCGGCTCGATCGTGACCGAGGCGGTGTTCTCGTACCCCGGCATCGGCTCCGCGCTGTTGCTTGCCGTGAACAACAACGACTACGCGCTGATGCAGGGCGTCTTCCTGATCATCACGCTCGCCGTCCTCGGCGCGAACCTGCTCGTCGACCTCCTGTACGGCGTCATCGATCCCCGCACGCGTGCGCGGTCCTAG
- a CDS encoding LacI family DNA-binding transcriptional regulator: MHVTSRERIAGLVLARPGRLLGMEPFMADVVQGIEEVFDGRRVSLLIEFAADIPGEIEIWRRWVANDHVDGIVMVDLRTTDPRLAELERLGVPAVLLGGPELQAPITNVLVDNAEGARAAVRALADLGHRDIARVSGPRDMLHCQARDDAFMETCAEQDVQARVIEGDYSEDSGREATYQLLTGGRLPTAVVYDNDLMAIGGLAVAKELGVAIPDQLSVIAWDDTAVARLAHPPLSVVTVDVHGLGTIVGEAILAVMDGGDVTTYQVPKPTIRLAGSTARPGTRLRAGS, translated from the coding sequence ATGCACGTGACGTCGCGCGAGCGGATCGCCGGGCTGGTGCTGGCGCGTCCCGGCCGGTTGCTCGGGATGGAGCCGTTCATGGCCGATGTCGTCCAGGGGATCGAGGAGGTCTTCGACGGGCGGCGGGTGAGTCTGCTGATCGAGTTCGCGGCGGACATCCCCGGCGAGATCGAGATCTGGCGGCGCTGGGTGGCCAACGACCACGTCGACGGCATCGTCATGGTCGATCTCCGGACGACCGACCCGCGGCTCGCCGAACTCGAACGGCTGGGTGTCCCGGCGGTGCTGCTCGGCGGGCCGGAGCTGCAGGCGCCGATCACCAACGTGCTCGTCGACAACGCGGAGGGTGCCCGGGCGGCGGTGCGGGCACTCGCCGATCTCGGGCATCGAGACATCGCGCGGGTGAGCGGCCCACGCGACATGCTGCACTGCCAGGCGCGCGACGACGCGTTCATGGAGACCTGCGCGGAGCAGGACGTCCAGGCCCGGGTGATCGAGGGCGACTACTCGGAGGACTCCGGCCGCGAGGCGACGTACCAGTTGCTGACCGGCGGCCGGCTCCCGACGGCCGTTGTCTACGACAACGACCTGATGGCGATCGGCGGCCTGGCCGTGGCGAAGGAACTGGGCGTCGCCATCCCGGACCAGCTGTCCGTGATCGCATGGGACGACACAGCAGTCGCCCGCCTCGCCCATCCGCCGCTGAGCGTTGTCACGGTCGACGTCCACGGTCTCGGCACGATCGTCGGCGAGGCGATCCTCGCGGTCATGGACGGTGGCGACGTCACGACGTACCAGGTCCCGAAACCGACGATCCGCCTCGCCGGCTCGACCGCGCGGCCGGGGACACGACTTCGAGCAGGTTCGTGA
- a CDS encoding RidA family protein, which translates to MSERRAILSGSTFEEQIGYARAVVDGDWVHVSGTTGFDYAAMTIADDVVAQAEQCIVNIADALKAAGCTLEDVVRVRYLLPERDDFEPCWPTLRRAFGEIRPAATMLVCGLSDPRMKIEIEAYARRR; encoded by the coding sequence ATGAGTGAGCGACGGGCGATTCTGAGCGGTTCGACCTTCGAAGAGCAGATCGGGTATGCCCGGGCGGTGGTGGACGGCGACTGGGTGCATGTCTCGGGGACGACGGGGTTCGACTACGCGGCGATGACGATCGCGGACGACGTGGTGGCGCAGGCCGAGCAGTGCATCGTGAACATCGCGGACGCCTTGAAGGCAGCGGGATGCACCCTGGAGGACGTCGTGCGGGTCCGGTACCTGCTGCCGGAACGGGACGATTTCGAGCCGTGCTGGCCGACGTTGCGGCGCGCGTTCGGCGAGATCCGGCCGGCTGCGACGATGCTGGTGTGCGGGCTGTCCGACCCGCGGATGAAGATCGAGATCGAGGCCTACGCCCGGCGGAGGTGA
- a CDS encoding ROK family transcriptional regulator, producing the protein MQQVSDASRSPGYDPAPTNSRALIVDSIRSAGTVSRVELTQITGLTAPSVTTVVRRLIDDGLVAEAGRGSSTGGKPRTMLRIRATARYVVGVHLSNDSLTYVLVDYAGGVVARWRRAGPGDDSDPEQVVERIATETTELIERSGIDSSLVLGLGFVCPGPLIRNLGVTSAPPSMERWVDFPVHRRLEERLGLPSLLENDATAAAAGTRLTTSHDVSVMAALFMSEGIGSGLRLNGNVYQGAHGNAGEVGHICVQIGGPECWCGSTGCLEAIAGPATVVAKARAAGLDLGSQRRTGVAAFAAIARLALTGDSRAEAILRDSASWLALGAQAITNLYDVQLLVLTGPAFAVAGTIYLPIIQERILSSAFGRAVNTEVVLDERGHDAAAIGAALMMLRSERAISA; encoded by the coding sequence ATGCAGCAGGTCAGCGACGCGTCGCGATCACCGGGTTACGATCCGGCGCCGACGAACAGCCGTGCCCTCATTGTGGACAGCATCCGCTCCGCGGGCACGGTCAGCCGGGTGGAACTCACCCAGATCACCGGACTCACGGCGCCGTCCGTCACCACCGTGGTCCGCCGGCTGATCGACGACGGCCTGGTCGCGGAGGCCGGCCGCGGCTCGTCCACCGGCGGTAAGCCTCGCACGATGCTCCGGATCAGGGCCACGGCCCGGTACGTCGTCGGCGTCCATCTCAGCAACGACAGCCTGACGTACGTGCTGGTCGACTACGCCGGCGGCGTCGTGGCCCGCTGGCGGCGCGCCGGGCCGGGCGACGACAGCGATCCCGAGCAGGTCGTGGAGCGGATCGCGACCGAGACCACGGAGCTGATCGAACGCTCCGGGATCGACTCCTCGCTCGTCCTCGGACTCGGCTTCGTCTGCCCCGGGCCGCTGATCCGCAACCTCGGCGTCACCTCGGCACCGCCGTCGATGGAGCGCTGGGTCGACTTCCCGGTGCACCGCCGGCTGGAGGAACGGCTCGGCCTGCCGTCGCTGCTCGAGAACGACGCGACCGCGGCCGCCGCCGGCACCCGGCTGACCACCAGCCACGACGTCTCGGTGATGGCCGCGCTGTTCATGAGCGAGGGCATCGGGTCCGGCCTGCGGCTGAACGGCAACGTCTATCAGGGCGCGCACGGCAACGCCGGCGAGGTCGGGCACATCTGCGTCCAGATCGGCGGTCCGGAGTGCTGGTGCGGGAGCACCGGATGCCTCGAGGCGATCGCCGGGCCCGCCACGGTGGTCGCGAAGGCGCGCGCCGCGGGGCTCGACCTCGGTTCGCAGCGCCGTACCGGGGTCGCGGCCTTCGCCGCCATCGCCCGGCTGGCGCTGACCGGGGACTCCCGGGCCGAGGCGATCCTGCGGGACTCCGCCTCCTGGCTCGCGCTCGGCGCGCAGGCGATCACGAACCTGTACGACGTGCAGCTGCTGGTGCTGACCGGGCCCGCGTTCGCGGTCGCCGGGACGATCTACCTGCCGATCATCCAGGAACGGATCCTGAGTTCCGCGTTCGGGCGGGCCGTGAACACCGAGGTGGTGCTCGACGAGCGCGGGCACGACGCCGCCGCGATCGGCGCCGCCCTGATGATGCTCCGCTCCGAACGCGCGATCTCCGCGTAG
- a CDS encoding LysR family transcriptional regulator, which translates to MDRPELVLAQLYAFAVLAEELHFGRAAARLGIAQPPLSQQIQRLEKSVGHSLFQRGPGRVTLTAAGRELLPRAERALAELGDGLAAARAAGSGHAGRLRIGFAASLALTVLPNLLLAFRRRYPDVQLDIREMTSAPQLQALRDNVIDIGLIREPPTEDPDLRFRTLLTEPLVAVLPSAHQLAARRSVDPAQLASEPFVLLPRPAGPQLYDRIVEVCTAAGFTPRIAQHAVEWQTVCALVAAGLGVSIAPASVRRIRLSSTAFRTLEPRTARTKIAVAWRADDHDPVVTNLLEVVSPAARSSRRGGSSVSGPGTS; encoded by the coding sequence ATGGATCGCCCCGAACTGGTCCTCGCCCAGCTGTACGCGTTCGCGGTTCTGGCAGAGGAGCTGCACTTCGGCCGGGCCGCCGCGCGGCTCGGGATCGCCCAACCCCCGTTGAGCCAGCAGATCCAGCGGCTGGAGAAGTCGGTCGGACACAGCCTCTTCCAGCGGGGGCCAGGCCGGGTGACGCTGACTGCCGCAGGTCGCGAGCTGCTGCCGCGTGCGGAACGCGCCCTGGCCGAGCTCGGCGACGGTCTCGCGGCCGCTCGGGCGGCCGGTTCCGGCCATGCCGGTCGCCTGCGGATCGGGTTCGCCGCGTCCCTCGCGCTGACCGTGCTGCCCAATCTGCTGCTCGCGTTCCGGCGGCGGTATCCCGACGTACAGCTCGACATCCGGGAGATGACCAGTGCCCCGCAGCTCCAGGCGCTGCGTGACAACGTGATCGACATCGGGCTGATCCGCGAGCCACCGACCGAGGACCCCGACCTACGGTTCCGGACCCTGCTGACCGAGCCGCTCGTCGCCGTCCTGCCGTCCGCTCACCAACTGGCCGCGCGGCGCAGCGTCGACCCCGCTCAGCTGGCGAGCGAACCGTTCGTCCTGCTCCCCCGCCCGGCCGGACCGCAGCTCTACGACCGGATCGTCGAGGTCTGCACCGCAGCGGGCTTCACACCCCGTATCGCGCAGCACGCCGTCGAATGGCAGACCGTCTGCGCCCTCGTCGCCGCCGGGCTCGGCGTCTCGATCGCGCCGGCGAGCGTACGGCGAATCCGTCTGAGCAGCACCGCCTTCCGCACCCTCGAACCACGCACCGCCCGGACGAAGATCGCGGTCGCCTGGCGCGCCGATGACCACGATCCGGTGGTCACGAACCTGCTCGAAGTCGTGTCCCCGGCCGCGCGGTCGAGCCGGCGAGGCGGATCGTCGGTTTCGGGACCTGGTACGTCGTGA
- a CDS encoding ABC transporter permease, with translation MAITTEGAAQAATTAAPARRRLPPMTLKLAVGLAIAGLIIAFGVIGPLLVGDPSTVRDLGLTGPGNGFVLGTTQSGQDVFAQLAHATRGSLIIGVVVGAITLLLSAFFGVVGAFIGGWADEAFSLLTNIMLVIPGLPLVIVISSYVPNKSIWLVAAVLAITSWAGSARVLRGFTLSVRSRDYVLAARIGGEKRWRILMVEILPNLIPLLASQVVFAVIFAILGEAGLSFLGLGASGSFTWGTMLFYAQNGLALRLGAWWWFAPPGLAIALFGAALSLINFSIDEIINPKLRSQTRAERTKWSVKA, from the coding sequence ATGGCCATCACCACAGAAGGGGCGGCGCAGGCTGCCACGACCGCGGCGCCGGCCCGGCGCCGCCTGCCTCCGATGACCCTCAAACTCGCCGTCGGGCTCGCGATCGCGGGCCTGATCATCGCGTTCGGAGTCATCGGCCCGTTGCTCGTCGGCGACCCGTCCACCGTGCGGGACCTCGGCCTGACGGGGCCGGGCAACGGGTTCGTCCTCGGCACCACGCAGAGCGGTCAGGACGTCTTCGCCCAGCTCGCGCACGCCACCCGCGGCTCGCTGATCATTGGCGTCGTGGTCGGCGCGATCACGCTGCTGCTGTCGGCGTTCTTCGGGGTCGTCGGCGCGTTCATCGGCGGCTGGGCCGACGAGGCGTTCTCGCTGCTCACCAACATCATGCTGGTGATCCCCGGTCTGCCGCTGGTGATCGTGATCTCCAGCTACGTACCGAACAAGTCGATCTGGCTGGTGGCCGCCGTCCTCGCGATCACCAGCTGGGCCGGATCGGCGCGCGTCCTGCGCGGCTTCACACTCAGCGTCCGCAGCCGCGACTACGTGCTCGCGGCAAGGATCGGCGGCGAGAAACGCTGGCGGATCCTGATGGTCGAGATCCTGCCGAACCTGATCCCGCTGCTCGCGTCGCAGGTCGTGTTCGCGGTGATCTTCGCGATCCTCGGCGAGGCCGGCCTGTCGTTCCTCGGGCTCGGCGCGTCCGGATCGTTCACCTGGGGCACGATGCTGTTCTACGCCCAGAACGGGCTGGCGCTCCGGCTCGGCGCCTGGTGGTGGTTCGCGCCGCCCGGCCTGGCGATCGCGCTGTTCGGCGCGGCGCTGTCGCTGATCAACTTCTCGATCGACGAGATCATCAACCCGAAGCTGCGCTCGCAGACCCGCGCCGAACGCACCAAGTGGAGCGTGAAGGCATGA
- a CDS encoding ABC transporter substrate-binding protein: MLRNPTKRPRVRRLVSAAAAATATALLLAACDAAAGSNQAATKDASVTVAAGDITAENFNPFSTTALQPTLGVIYEPLYWYNFAKQADPTPVLATGYSWNAAGTELTIKTRRDVKWNDGQPFTAKDVAFTFNLVAKTPALNPSGLAATAKATSDDTAVLTFKSKSLMQEPAVLANQAIVPEHIWKDIKDPTTDLNKNPVGTGPFKVKSFTPQSFVLTKNDQYWESGKPAVTEVRYLPVTSADAASAALVAGKVDWASAYLPGIDNIIKSGKNLTYVNTPVMTTVIVTCSNAQLGCTGPQTDPAVRKAIYLAMNRDQLAKLAGGGVAGVGSPTMLLPGRDDKWIADSGQAKLPQSADADEANKLLDAAGWTKGGDGVRTKAGKRLSLTVQTVTGWSDYILINDTLKQQLAAVGIELKPSQVSWNEWNAAQTNGKFQLSLDSVGLGASTNPYFTYDSKLATTNTAPVGKSASAGNQSRFSNPGVDAALKVAAGTTDEAAQKAEYAKIQAVIADQLPYIPVYVNSMLTEFNTSRATGWPTKDNMYVLPAAWKAWDAGIVLKTIQPAG, from the coding sequence ATGCTCCGGAACCCGACGAAACGCCCCCGCGTGCGGCGCCTGGTGAGCGCCGCAGCCGCCGCGACGGCCACCGCGCTCCTGCTGGCCGCCTGTGACGCCGCCGCCGGCAGCAACCAGGCGGCCACCAAGGACGCCTCCGTCACGGTCGCGGCCGGCGACATCACCGCCGAGAACTTCAACCCGTTCAGTACCACCGCGCTGCAGCCGACGCTGGGTGTCATCTACGAGCCGCTGTACTGGTACAACTTCGCCAAGCAGGCCGACCCGACGCCAGTACTCGCCACCGGCTACTCGTGGAACGCCGCCGGGACCGAGCTCACCATCAAGACCCGTCGCGACGTGAAGTGGAACGACGGTCAGCCGTTCACCGCGAAGGACGTCGCGTTCACCTTCAACCTCGTCGCGAAGACGCCCGCGCTGAACCCGTCCGGCCTCGCTGCCACGGCGAAGGCCACCTCGGACGACACCGCAGTACTGACCTTCAAGTCGAAGTCATTGATGCAGGAGCCGGCCGTGCTCGCCAACCAGGCGATCGTGCCCGAGCACATCTGGAAGGACATCAAGGACCCGACGACCGACCTCAACAAGAACCCGGTCGGTACCGGCCCGTTCAAGGTCAAGTCCTTCACGCCGCAGAGCTTCGTGCTGACGAAGAACGACCAGTACTGGGAGTCCGGCAAGCCCGCCGTCACGGAGGTGCGCTACCTCCCGGTGACGTCGGCAGACGCCGCCAGCGCCGCACTGGTCGCCGGCAAGGTCGACTGGGCGAGCGCCTACCTGCCCGGGATCGACAACATCATCAAGTCCGGCAAGAACCTCACGTACGTCAACACGCCCGTGATGACGACGGTGATCGTGACGTGTTCCAACGCGCAGCTCGGCTGCACCGGGCCGCAGACCGATCCGGCCGTCCGCAAGGCGATCTACCTGGCGATGAACCGCGACCAGCTGGCCAAGCTCGCCGGCGGTGGTGTCGCCGGTGTCGGATCGCCGACCATGCTCCTCCCCGGTCGCGACGACAAATGGATCGCCGACTCCGGACAGGCGAAGCTGCCGCAGAGCGCCGACGCCGACGAGGCGAACAAGCTCCTCGACGCGGCCGGCTGGACCAAGGGCGGGGACGGCGTACGGACCAAGGCCGGCAAGCGGCTGTCGCTGACCGTCCAGACCGTCACCGGCTGGAGCGACTACATCCTCATCAACGACACCCTGAAGCAGCAGTTGGCCGCGGTCGGCATCGAGCTGAAGCCGAGCCAGGTCTCGTGGAACGAGTGGAACGCCGCCCAGACGAACGGGAAGTTCCAGCTCTCGCTCGACTCCGTCGGCCTCGGCGCTTCGACGAACCCGTACTTCACCTACGACAGCAAGCTCGCCACGACGAACACCGCCCCGGTCGGCAAGAGCGCCTCGGCCGGCAACCAGTCCCGCTTCTCGAACCCGGGCGTCGACGCGGCACTCAAGGTCGCGGCCGGTACGACGGACGAGGCCGCTCAGAAGGCGGAGTACGCCAAGATCCAGGCCGTGATCGCGGACCAGCTGCCCTACATCCCGGTCTACGTGAACTCGATGCTGACCGAGTTCAACACCTCGCGCGCGACCGGGTGGCCGACCAAGGACAACATGTACGTCCTGCCCGCGGCGTGGAAGGCGTGGGACGCCGGGATCGTCCTCAAGACGATCCAGCCCGCCGGCTGA
- the ilvY gene encoding HTH-type transcriptional activator IlvY, translating to MEHRELELFLHLARTLNYGRTSLECHVSAATLTRTIQRLEARVGVRLLDRGPRGVVLTAEGQRFTAYAERALELWADYQAGSTESPGLSGELRIFATVTACQTLLPDLLAPLREEHPQIRLDIRTGDAAAALARLDEGEVDAAVAGIPKRLPQSMVTRTVAVTDLVLVRARDSAPDASSDATSDAGPYVVPARGLVREAAFRWFRKTGVKPSIAAEPDGHEALLALVALGCGVGVVPRLVLESSAVRDQLVELPADLEPLTIGLCARRADLHRPLVAALWALRP from the coding sequence GTGGAGCACCGGGAGCTGGAGTTGTTTCTGCATTTGGCGCGGACGCTCAACTACGGGCGGACGAGTCTGGAGTGTCATGTCAGTGCGGCGACGTTGACGCGGACGATCCAGCGGCTGGAGGCGCGGGTCGGTGTGCGGTTGCTGGATCGTGGGCCGCGGGGCGTCGTACTCACCGCGGAGGGGCAGCGCTTCACGGCGTACGCCGAGCGGGCGCTCGAGCTGTGGGCCGACTATCAGGCAGGGTCGACCGAGTCGCCGGGGCTGAGCGGTGAACTGCGGATCTTCGCGACGGTCACCGCCTGCCAGACGTTGCTTCCCGACCTGCTGGCGCCGTTGCGCGAGGAACATCCGCAGATCAGGCTCGACATCCGCACCGGCGACGCGGCCGCAGCTCTGGCTCGCCTCGACGAGGGCGAGGTCGACGCCGCCGTCGCCGGCATCCCGAAACGCCTGCCGCAGTCGATGGTCACCCGCACCGTCGCCGTCACCGACCTCGTCCTGGTCAGAGCCCGCGACAGCGCCCCCGACGCCTCCTCCGACGCCACCTCCGACGCCGGTCCGTACGTCGTACCCGCCCGCGGTCTCGTCCGCGAGGCGGCGTTCCGCTGGTTCCGGAAAACGGGGGTGAAACCATCGATCGCCGCGGAACCCGACGGACACGAGGCGCTGCTTGCCCTGGTGGCGTTGGGCTGCGGCGTCGGCGTCGTACCGCGGCTCGTGCTCGAGTCGTCCGCCGTACGCGATCAGCTGGTCGAGCTGCCGGCCGATCTGGAACCGCTCACGATCGGGCTTTGCGCGCGCCGCGCCGACCTGCACCGGCCTTTGGTCGCGGCGCTCTGGGCGTTGCGACCGTAG
- a CDS encoding ABC transporter ATP-binding protein: MSVLSIENLSIDYRAETTVHAVRDVSLTLERGEILGLAGESGCGKSTLAYGITRLLKPPAVITGGRVVFSSREGYDVDLSTLAGDDLRAFRWDKIAMVFQGAMNSLNPVLRIAEQLEDVFVTHRPELGKAERRERCAELLERVGVDRDRLRAYPHELSGGMRQRVMIAMALALEPQVLIMDEPTTALDVVVQREILREITRLRSELGFAVVFITHDLPLLLEISDRIAVMRAGLIVELDDALTLYTQPKHPYTKRLLSSFPSLTGERGGFVRTGEIAPEETLDETDQTVEAG, encoded by the coding sequence ATGAGTGTGCTGAGCATCGAGAACCTGAGCATCGACTACCGCGCCGAGACCACCGTGCATGCCGTCCGCGACGTCTCGCTCACCCTGGAGCGCGGTGAGATCCTCGGCCTCGCGGGGGAAAGCGGTTGCGGAAAGTCGACACTGGCGTACGGGATCACCCGGCTGCTGAAACCGCCGGCGGTGATCACCGGCGGGCGGGTCGTGTTCTCCTCCCGCGAGGGGTACGACGTCGACCTGTCGACGCTGGCCGGCGACGACCTGCGCGCGTTCCGCTGGGACAAGATCGCGATGGTCTTCCAGGGCGCGATGAACTCCCTCAATCCGGTACTGCGGATCGCCGAGCAGCTCGAGGACGTGTTCGTCACCCACCGGCCCGAACTGGGTAAGGCGGAACGCCGCGAACGCTGCGCCGAACTGCTCGAACGCGTCGGCGTCGACCGGGACCGCCTCCGCGCGTACCCGCACGAACTGTCCGGCGGCATGCGGCAACGGGTGATGATCGCGATGGCGCTCGCGCTCGAACCGCAGGTGCTGATCATGGACGAGCCGACCACCGCGCTCGACGTGGTCGTCCAGCGCGAGATCCTCCGCGAGATCACCCGGCTGCGGTCGGAGCTCGGGTTCGCGGTCGTCTTCATCACCCACGACCTGCCGCTGCTGCTCGAGATCAGCGACCGGATCGCGGTGATGCGGGCCGGCCTGATCGTCGAACTGGACGACGCGCTGACGCTCTACACCCAGCCGAAACACCCGTACACCAAGCGGTTGCTGTCGTCGTTCCCCAGCCTGACCGGCGAACGCGGCGGCTTCGTCCGGACCGGCGAGATCGCCCCGGAAGAGACCTTGGACGAGACCGATCAGACC